GACCCTACCATAGCTTTCTTTATCCATTCCTTTGCCAAGTAATATGTTCTCTTCTATCTTGCCACTCTGAATCCAAGCAAAATGAGTACCAAATTAAACATCGTAACCAACTTGTTCACCATGGCGGCCTTTAGTTTGAGCTCTACAATTTCTAGAAAACCCGTGACTGATCAAATTCCCATGCTGCATACCTGAACGCACCAGAACTGATGCTGATGCCTTCATGGGCACCAAAATTGATCAATCTCACCGCTGGCAAAGCTTCTCCAAAAAATGGGCAAAACTATCTATGCTTCACCTCTCCTCTGTTCTTCCACCCCTGTTTTGCTTCCTTCATTCTCCAGTAATAGATACTTCGACTGGTGCCAAACAATCTTCCTCATGAAACAGTAGTTGTATGAGAAACCACTGAACCTgcttttttcttccaaatttggGTATTAAGTTTTGACAGCATCAAGAAGCCATTGTCTAGCGCCATCAATCAGTGACGCAGACGTGGCTGGAAATACTCGAAATATCCACAGAATACAAAGGAAGACTACCAAGGAAACGGAGCacgaagaaaataaacaaaaaaaagaaccaaTGGAAGCcacatttcatattttattccaCGGGCTTAGGTTGGTGAGGGGAGTACAAGCAGATTCCAGCAAACAAATACAGCCACAATTCTCATGTAATGCacagtaaatataaaaaaaaagagcctTTCAGTTCCAAACCTAAACTAGAGAACTCCAAAGAGAGAAATCAACAACTATAGAAGCAATCTAGTACCAATGCAAACAAAATATAACCTTTGTCATTCTACACCCAAGCATCCAGTCAAAACTTAAAATCCAGTGAAGATTAATACATAACAAGAGGATAGTGGGAATGAAGGAAGAGTCTGCGGAAAGCGTACCTGGAAATGCTCCTTTCTGGTAAGAAAATCCCCGCTGGTATATCGTCTCAGATCTCTTACTCTACTTTGCCGTGCTTCCTTCGTCTCCCTTTCTTCTCAGaatgtcttttcttttctccctcCTTTTGTTCTAATTCATAGTCCTCCTTCTAAAAATTCATAATCATCCTTTTATTTGCAAATTGGAAATTCCTTCCTTATTCACTTCTTGTTGATCCTCTCTGTTAAAGAAACAATCTTTGCCAGCCCACTGTATTTCCTTTAGTGGTGTGTGGATCCCATATGATATGCCTGTTGTATCTTTGAAGAACCTCCTCTTCTTGTGCTCCAGCCGTGCGTTCCTTTCTTGGAGAAAATTCTTCATCCAAAGAAACCCATAGGTCTCCTATCAATCTATTAACCTctttttttgaattgttttctTTCCTTGTCCAAAATTGCATGAATATCCTCCAAAGATCCCTACATGGCAGCCACGAGTTTGGAGAATTCCACCTTCCCATATGAATCTTTTTCTTTACAAACTTAGAATCCCTTTCGTGCGTGATTACCCTCAATATTTGCACTTCATCTATAGCAGTGGACTTTCCTTTGTCAAAATTTTTGGTTATCCTCTTTCCAAATAGCTGGTAGTCGTTTCCTCAtgcaagaaataaaaataaagataaaaataaagataaaaataaaaataaaaataaagattaaaatcaataaatatcatgaaattgaaaatcaaaagaaatttaaatcacgcaactaaaaaataaaaatcaaccaCATGCAAGCCATGCAAGAAAGTGAATCATGTAATCATGCAAAAATACGtgccatgcaaccatgcaaaccatgTAGAAACGCCTGAAGGTGACCTAGGGTGTGTCTAAGTGTCCTAGGATgaactaagtgggcctagatAAACCTAGGTGGGCCTATGTGAACCTAGATGTTCTTGGGCAAACTAAGTGGAATCTAATCCTAAACTGCACTTAAGTAAAacctaatctaaacttgaaaGGCGGCCaaggttagataaatccctcaactaaagtctccgaggtggcttaTAGAAGGCAAACTATATGAGTAAAAATGGGCCatcaaggaactactatggagtATTGAAAGAGCACTTAaaaacatgtgctaaagggacaaaatggagggtctacatgTACCGGACTCGGTCGACTTAGTTCGTCCTAGGACAAAGATTGAGAAATGTaaaaggattttctttggttaGGGTTTGGGGAGGGAAAGAGAGAGTATCTTATAAGCTGGATCTGAGTGTGCTTCGAGAAATAAGGCCCTCTTAGAGAAGTGGCTATGGGGGTATACTAGGGAGAGTATTGCTTTATGGCACAAGGTATTCTTGAGCATCTATGGGACACATTCAAACGGTTGAGATGCCAACATTTTAGTGGAAAATGGGTCAAAAATccgtttttgggaagatttgtgtTGGGGAAATCAACCTTTGGTTGCATAATATTTTTGAGTCTTTACAAACTTTTATCAGttcaaaattctcatatttcatTTGTCCTCAGTCTTTCTTCTCCTATTACTTGAAACTTTAACTTTCAGCCAAACCTTACGGATATAGAGATAGAGGATCTTGAAAGACTCATGTCCATTCCCAATAGTGTTAATCTAACACCGTAATCCCTAGATATGAGACCTTGTTTATTATCACCTTTCAACTTATTTTTGgtcaaatctttttttcttaaccTCATTTGATCATTtaactttagttttcttttctcttgctAATTTCATATGGAAATCAAAAGCTTGGCCAAAGGTCAAGGCATTTGCTTCTTTAGTGGCTAACAAGAAGGTTAATATCAATGACTTGCTTTAGGTGAGAAGACCATTAAAATCCCTTAGTCTAGATTGTTGACCTTTGTGTATGGTGAGTTGAGAATCAATGGATCACCTTTTTTACATTGTTCGACAACTTTAGAGTTATAACGTAAGCTATTCAAACTAGTAAGTTTGGATTAGGTTCCTTCTAGAAGTGCTTGTGACATGTTGACCATTTCTTTTAGGGGTTTGGGTAGCACTAATTGGGGTAAAGTTCTAGGGCAAATAGCTTGTTTTACATTGATTTGGATAGCACAATGGGAAAGAAATGTAAGGATCTTTGAGGACAGGTGGAGGACTTTCAAAATGATATGGGACCTAGTCTACCTCTATCCATATTTTTGGGCCTCTACTACCATAGTTTTCAAAAGTATTCCTCTCAACATTATTCAACTTGATTGACTTTCAATATGTAGATTAGAAGGGTTAAAATAGCAATGTTGAAACATTTTGATGTCTTTtggattgtttttcttttgctttttttttatcaaattttgtatttaGGGAAAGATTTCTTATCCttcttttgtttactttttcaatgaaaatgttctttgtttctaataaaaaaaattataagttttgtttatttatttatttttaccaacCATGAAAGTCATGCTAAATATGGAAAAATGCACATTTGCTGGGAAATACTGCAATGCTTTTGTCTTTTGGATTTGTTTTATGAAAGTTTTAATGGATTTTTGTGGgtattatatttggtttcacaTTAATGCAAATCTCTTGGGAATTACAGCAGTGTTTTCATCTTTTGGTTTCCTCTTCCTAAGTtactagtgattttttttttttggtgggtaTTATATTTGTTGCCAGACTAGaatgcatttttaaaaaaaaatctgtgGTCGGATTTCTTACTGTCATGGCCTGTAATTTAATGGGTTGACGTGGAACAAACATAAAAACAGGCTGGACCCTGATCAAAGTCGGATGCTGTGATATCCAGTTGCTGTGGTGTACAGCATCTTCCAACTTTTTGTGTGATGTAAAATAGAACTGTTGCATTTAACTGTAGCTTATAGGCTTCAAATATTAGCCTTAATTGGCAACAAATCTTACCACTTTTTTTGCAATTTGGTTTCTGCGGACCTTTCTGTGTAATCTTTGCAAATGGTTGTGGGGGAAAATTCTTAAGATTTTCTGTGTCTATTACAGGGAGAGCAGTTAAAGCAAAGGAACGTTATAGAGCTTGTAGATGAATCTCCGGCTCCTTTGCTTGGTTCTACAAAGTAAGCTTTGTTGTATTTCTTTAGATTTACCTTGATTTATATTTCAATAAGTACTTGCTTACTTCTCTCAGGAACACAATTGAGCTCAAGAAACAAGATGCATTCGAAGTTCCAAGATGCATTGACACCCGTATGGATGGAGTTTTTCCTGCTAAAAAGTCTAGGTTTAGGATGCTTTCTGGAAAAGAAAATGCTAAGGTACAATActttttcatctaaaattgatttattatcaAGTATGTTTACGGTAACATGTTAGAACTGTCAAATCACTAATCTGTCAAGATCTTGAATGTGCCATGCAATTTACCATGCATTATTTCTGtcttaatttattcaattttttaatatatgcaGGAAGATATTTCAGCTGCGCCAGCTGGCTGCTTGAAGAATATCTGTGTTTCTTTGAATTCAGTTGTCAAGAGTCATCCACAACTTTCATGGTATACATTTCCAGGATGGTGTACCTTGTttataattgataaattgtttgcttttttcttatttattcaatttcttATTTCTATCAGTCCAGAGAATACTGTGGCTTCAGCTGCAGTTTCCAAAGATGGTACAAGGCAAGATTGTGAATATGCTGAAAAGTGCAGTCAAAGCACATTTCGTAGTGTGGCTGAATTATCACTTGGTAGTGAGAGGATATCTGAAATGGCTGTTGTTGATATGGTATTTTTGTTAGCATTTTCCCCTTTTATTTACTTGAAGAAAGTTCTGTGTCAAAatataaatctatttattttcacAGGATAAAGCATTAAAAGGGCTGGTTGCCTGTGAACCCCGTGCTTTTTCTGGTTTAGCTGCTGATTCTTCTGAAAAGTTCGACAATTTTACTTCAATCTCTTCTGGCCATTTCTGCTCTGAATTTCATATTCCTGGGCAGAAGGCCCCACTGGATTTTACATTAAAAACTAATATGCAGATAGTGTCTTCTTCCTCTGTGAACTGGTGAGTGTGCTGGTATGTTCTGTGTTGTTGGTTCTCATCACAGTTACACATCTTACCTGTTTCTAGAGATTGTTTTGTTTACTTTAAGGGTGAAAAATAATGCTTCCTCATCTTTACTCTATTTCCATCTGCAATTTTTTTTGGTGGTTTAGGATGACTACCATAAAATACATTCTATGAAAAACAATGTAGCATCAACAAGTCTGTTGTATTTTtaggaggattcctcatccttcttttgtgtTCCTTTATACttaatacatttattatttctgataaaaaaatatatatcctcAAAAGGCAGGATACAATCACAAGGACACAATAACATATCAAtatatacttttatatataaattatataatatctGAAAATTATGAGTCTGGCTAGTTCATctattttttatactaaattgCATAGCTTAGAAGAAGCAACTCATTCACTTGTATCCATGCTTAGAGCATCTCTAATGCAATACCAAAGTAgcttatatatatgtgtgtgtgtgcatgccaaaaaacaactaaatttttaaatattggcACTCCAATGGGAGCTGTCATTATTTGGCTTTCCTTTTAGCATTATTTGGCATTTGGTTGGAGAATGGTGGTTGCTTGCATTGTGAATCTGGTGCTAAAATTTGGCATCGttagtttaatatttaagttGGAGAGCAATTACCATTACCAGAAAATAAGTTTGGCATTTGTTGTTTTATCTATTTGCATTGGAGATGCTCTTAGTGTGtaatatctttttctttttttctttttaaatgctTTTACTGTGCTCATTCTTATCATgccaaatgtttttttattttcttttttaagatttAAGGTTTTATCAAGATTATACCAGGCTTAACTGCAGGTAAATGATATGTTGTTGCTGTGACTTATTTAAATAGATTTCCTTATGTCATTGGATGAGGTTTTCAGAAACATGTAACACAATAAGTAGTGCatacaaaatttattaacaATGCAGTCACATACGcaaaaacaaaattactaaTTGGACAACTACATAAATTGATTGAGGATATGGTCTTTAAATACGTAATTGCACTCGAGTGGTTTGGAGAATGATGACTGGCgtccatttgttttttttttttttttctgataggtaAGATTTGACTAACTTGTATGCCTAAACTTGATTACTCATTTATATTGGTTATTCCCTTCAAATTAAATGGCATGTCCGACTAGTCTCATGCTTACTCCATTCTTGAAAATTATCTATACCATACCAATTTACTGAAAAACTGGACTGATGCAATATTGAGAGAAGTACAATTCGACataacttttgttttttctgaTTTTCAGGAATGTGAAGATAAGATAATGGGTTCATTTTATTGTTTAGGTGGCTGGTAGTGCACTTTGTTTAATGCTATATGATGGAAACTTTAACTATAATGAATTTGTCAGTGCAATTCTTTGGTAATCTATCGTATTCAAAGCTATTGGTTATCTGTGTATAGAAGATGTTGTAGAAGAAAGAAgtaatctaaaatttttatttatgaacaaaactaaaattatgttaattgaaattttgagagaatATCATAATTGCCAGCTAAGTGTTGACGGTGttggattttcttttgtaatattttgatGCTCTTTTGCTGAAGTATTtggatctcattttttttttctgtcaaatcaatttttttaaaattcatactTTAGTGCTAACATTTAATTAACCCACATATATTTCTGCTTTTGGACACAGTTGCTATTTTTCCTTGAACAATAAATTTTTGTACTAATATTTGACTAGAAGAAATATCATTGAATTATGTCCAGACTATTCTGATTTCATTTGATATCAtctattctttttatatttattcctAGATCATTGGTTCTATATTGTGTTGGTATTTGTAAGCATTACAAGGTTATgcattaataaaatattcagAAAAGCGATGATTTTGCCATATATATGGGTTATGTGTATGTAAATTGTTGCATA
This region of Vitis vinifera cultivar Pinot Noir 40024 chromosome 5, ASM3070453v1 genomic DNA includes:
- the LOC100245124 gene encoding uncharacterized protein LOC100245124 is translated as MDGVFPAKKSRFRMLSGKENAKEDISAAPAGCLKNICVSLNSVVKSHPQLSCPENTVASAAVSKDGTRQDCEYAEKCSQSTFRSVAELSLGSERISEMAVVDMDKALKGLVACEPRAFSGLAADSSEKFDNFTSISSGHFCSEFHIPGQKAPLDFTLKTNMQIVSSSSVNWFHILNMSATYNGTTTPQFGCSKDQNISCSSGITSTAQIFNYRALHSWVHPQSSLPPSVISAWNLSATDGVETDFLIKRQLAWEDSFRSLYYMLRKNICNIFYVCTSQFVVVFASGDGSGGKKQFSNAYISQSTRGLRSLLREHDVCFSMPLCRSKVE